CCGTCACCTCCTGCGGCGCGGCCTTGCTCCACGGTTTATACGGGTCCGGCCCGCGCAGGGTGGAAAACACCTTGACGACGGAATTTTCCAGCGCCGAAGCGCTGGCGGTGGTCTCGGCGGCAAGCGCCCGCAGCGTCATCAAGGGGGAAAAAGAAAGGGCCAGCGCCAGGAAGGCGCGGCCCATCAGGGTGATGCACGGACGAGTTTTCATTGAGCTAATGGGCAATGGAAGGGAAGCAAAATTATATATTGAATAATTTCAACTTCATTACACTTTGTCCATCTTTGCCGAAGAACTATTCTAATCGGGCAAAGGCGTGACGCCCAAGGCCGGCACGGCCGTCTGCGCGCCATTCATCACCATGGCCAGGAAGGTGTAATAGCCATTGATGCCCATCAAGTCGACCACGCCATGCTCGCCGAACAGCGCCAGCGCGCGCGCATACGTGACGTCGCTGACGCGCTTGTTTTGCTGCAGCTCGATGCAGAAGTCATGCACGGCTTGCTCGTCTTCCTTCAGGGCAAGCGGCGCGCGCCGCGCGGCGATGGCGTCCACGGCCGCTTGCGCGATACCGTTCTGCACGGCCAGCGGCGCGTGGATGGCCCACTCGACTTGCTGGTCCCACTGGCGCGCCGTCACCAGGATCGCCAGCTCCGACAGCCGCGTGCCGATGGCGCTGCGGTAGCGCAAGTATTCGCCCATGCGCTGCGCCGTTGCCATCAGCTCGGGGCTGCGGATCAGCGGCACGAAGGGGCCGTACAGGGCACCGCGCGGACCATCGATGATGGCTTGCGCGGCGGCGCGCTGCTGCGGGTCCAGCCGGTCCAGCGGCAGCGGCGGCAAACGGTCGATATCGCTACCGGCCATCAGGCCGTCCAGGCGACCACGTCCTGCTGCTGTTCACCCAGGCCGGCGATGCCCAGGCGCAGGCTGTCGCCCTTTTTGAGGAAGCGCTGCGGCTTGCGGCCCTGGCCCACGCCCGGCGGCGTGCCCGTGGCGATCACGTCGCCCGGTTCCAGGGTCATGAATTGCGACAGGTAGCTGACGATCTGCGCCACCGTGAAGATCATGGTTTGCGTATTGCCAGTCTGCATGCGCTTGCCGTTGACTTCCAGGTACAGGTCCAGGTCCTGCTCGTCGATGACTTCATCGCGCGTCACCAGCCACGGGCCGACAGGGCCGAAGGTGTCGCAGCCCTTGCCTTTATCCCATTGGCCGCCCCGTTCCAGCTGGAACGAGCGCTCGGAAATATCGTTGACGACGCAATAGCCGGCCACGTATTTCAAGGCGTCCTCTTCGCTCACGTACTGCGCGCGCGTGCCGATGATCACGCCCAGCTCCACTTCCCAGTCCGTCTTTTTCGAGCCTTTCGGCAGCACGACATTGTCGTCCGGGCCGTTCAGGCAAGTGATCGCCTTCATGAACACGATGGGTTCGGCCGGGATCGGCATGCCCGATTCGGCCGCGTGGTCCGCGTAGTTCAGGCCGATGCCGATGAACTTGCCGACTTTCGCCAGCGGCACGCCGAAGCGCGGGTTGCCGCGCACCAGGGGCAAGGTCTTTTCGTCGAGCTTGGCCAGCTTGCGCAAGGCCTTGTCGGACAGTTGTGCGCCGTCAATATCGGCAATCACGCCGGACAGGTCGCGCAGTTTGCCTTCTTCATCGATCAGGCCCGGTTTTTCCTTGCCTGGACGTCCATAACGAACGAGTTTCATAGTCTTCCTTGGAGTTGATCATTGCCGCTGTGCAGGCTGCCATTTTACCGGATGGCCCGGCACGCCTGTAGCGGTTGATGAAAAACATCGCAAGTCCCGGCAGTTGCAAGGCTGCCAGCACGCCAAACGCCACCTGGTACGCCTGCGGCGGGTACTGCTGCTGGCTGTTCAGGGGCCAGCAGCCGAGGATCAGGCCAAAACCCGCCTGCACCAGGAAGGCGCCCGTAAAAATGAGCAAATTCAGACAGGTGGCCGCCCTGCCCGTCAGGCTGGTCGGCATGCTTTGCGCGACGATCGCATACTCGAGGCCCGTCACCGTGCCCAGCAAGGTAAACAGCACGGACAGCAACGGCAGGCTGGGCACCACATTACACGCCATCGCCGCTTGCACGGCGACAAACAGGACGATACCGGCGGCCGCCACTTGCATGGGCGCAATGCCACGCCGTCCGGCCCATTCCGTCAGCATGCCCATGCCGATGGCGCCGAAGATGACGGCCGCCATGCCCAGGTACAGCAAATACGCCACGTTGTCATCGGACAAGCCGCCCACGTCGGCCAGCCAGCGCCCCACCCACAAGCCCTGCACGCCAAAGAACACCGTGTGCGGCAACAGGATCAGCGCGATGGTGCGGCGAAAGCCGGGATCGCGGTACACGCTCCAGACGCTGACCTTGCTCACCTTGTGCATGCCTGCGGCAGGCGCGGGCATGGCCGGCGACAGCAGGCGGATCAGCAAGCCGACGGCCAGCGCCGCCAGCGCCAGTCCCAGGAACACGCCGCGCCAGTCCGTGTAATGCAGGGCCAGCTTGACGGGCATGGTGGCCGTGGCCGCGCCCAGGCCACCCACGGCGATCAGATAGCCATGCACGGAGGGCAGCCGCGACGGCGCGATGGCGCACGAGATCGCTTTCACGGCAGCCATGAAACAGCCGCCCAGCCCCGCCCCCATCAGGGCGCGCGCCCACATCAGCTCGGCAAAGCTGTGGCCCCGGCTGAACAACCACACGCCCAGAGCCGCCAGCGCCAGCAGCCACAGTTGCACCGTGCGAGGGCCGTAGCGGTCCAGCGCCATGCCGACCGGTAATTGCACCAGCGCAAAGGCAAGAAAAAAGGCGCTGGTCAGCAGGCCCAGCTGCGCTGGCGTCAGGGCGATGGCGCCCAGCAATTCCGCCGTCAGCACGGCATTGACGCCGCGCAGCAGGCACGACAGGTAATGCCCGAGCGCGAATGGCAGGAACACCAGGCAAAACACGGCCACGCCGGAACGGGCGGGCGCACCGGCCGCGTGCATGCTCAGGCAGCCTGCGCCAGGCGGATGATTTTATGCGGCAGCTGCGGCACAGGTTCATCCGTCTCGAAGAAGAATTTATCGTGGCCGAACGCGGGCTTCAAATCGTCCATCCACGTCGCTTCCGCATCGAATTTCGCAAAGAACGGCCGGCGCACCCAGTCCGGGTTGCGTGCCTGCAAGAATTGCAGGGCAAACAGTTTTTCGCCATTGATGGTGACGATGCCGTCGATGACGATCTTGCCGGGAAAGGCGCTCATGGACGGTCCCCGCACCGTGCGCGACAGGCCCGACACCATCTGGTAGGCGGCCTGGAAAATTGCGTGCGCCTTCGCCAGCGGCAACTCGAAATAACCGCGCGGGCCCGTGTCCCGTTCGACAAACATGTAATACGGAATCGCTCCCAGGCGCGTGCCCGTCTGCCACAGTTCGGCCCAGCTTGCCGGATCTTCATTGATGTGGCGGATCAGCGGCCCCTGCATGCGCAAGGTGGCGCCCGTGGAAACGATGCGTTTCACGGCTTGCTGCGCGATGTCCTGGCGCAACTCGACGGCATGGCTGTAATGGCCCATCACGGCCAGGTTCTTGCCCGCCTTGACGATGCGCTCGAACAGGCGCATCAAGTCATCCGCATCGCGGTCCGAGACAAAGCGCTGCGGCCAGTACGCCACCGCCTTGGTGCCGATGCGGATGTTCTGGATGTGTTCCAGGCCCGGCGCCAGCAACGGCTCCAGGTAGGCCGCCAGTTGCCGCGTGTTCATGATCATCGGATCGCCGCCCGTGATCAGCACGTCCGTCACTTCCGGATGCAGTTTCAGGTAGGCGGCCAGCTCGTTCGATTCGCGCGCATCGAACTTCATGTCGTCCATGCCGACGAACTGGGGCCAGCGAAAACAGAAAGTGCAATACGCGTGGCAGGTCTGGCCCGCGCTGGGAAAAAACAGCACCGTCTGCGCATACTTATGCTGCAGGCCGCGCACGGGCGCATCGTTGACCCGCGGCACGTTATGCGTCATCTGCCCGGCAGGATGGGGATTCATTCCCAGGCGCAAGCCATGCACATAGGCGTCGATGGCCGCCTTGTCCCGCTGCACCAGCACCAGGTCGCGCAGGTGCGCGTACTGCTCCGGCGGCAGCATGTCGCGGTGGGGAAAGACGAGGCGGTAGATGGGATCGTCAGGGATGTTGTTCCAGTCGATCAATTGATCAAGCACATATTCATTGGTGCGAAACGGCAGGACGTGCGAGACCACCTGCACGGCTTCACGCTGCTCTTCCGGCAGCCATTCCCACTGCCGCGCCTGTTGAATGGTTTGCCGCGTGTACGGCTTGAACTTGGGTGCAAACGGCTCGGTAATGAGTGCGGACACGATCAGCTCCTTGCCTGTAAATGGCGATAACTTTCATGAAATCGGCCGTATATCGGTCAATTCCAGCTTTTTCCTCTCTCCATGCCAGTCCAGCTCGGCATGCTGTGAAAGTCATCATAGTTCTTGCCTATAGGAATCAAATTGCTACATATCAACAAGCGGTCGATACGTTGCATGCTGCCTACAAGCAACACCTAAGTTTGTTCCACCGCAATTTGATGGGACTGTCGGCGACGTAAATTACGGCTTGGCAACACATCCCTCGATATCACAAGGAGCTTTCATGAAACGCTTATTCACGGGTAGCCTGCTGTGCCTGGCATTTGCCGGCGGCAGCGTCAGTGCCGCGGTCGAACCAACGGAAAAAGACGCCATCGCCATGGCCGAACGGGGCGCCGCCTTCATGAAGGCGCATGGCAAGGAAGAAATGATGAAGAAAATCACGGCGAAAGACCCGGACTTCGTGCAGGGCTCGCTGTACGTGGACATGCGCGACATCAAGACGGGCATCGTGCTGGCCCACCCCATCAATCCTTCCATCGTGGGCAAGGATTTGACGGATGTGCCCGATGCGAATGGCAAGAAATATCGGCGTGAAATCATCGAGCTGGCGCAAAAACAGGGCAAGGGCTGGGTCGATTACCAGTACAAGAATCCCACCAGCGGCAAGATCGAGCCGAAGACCACCTACATCCTGCGCGTCAACGATGTGGTGCTGGAAGCGGGCATCTACAAAAAATAAGGCAGGGGCGGCGCGCACGCCGCGCGCCGCCTGCGGTTTGATCAGCCATAGCCAGGAGTCAAGCATGCTCAATCAATTACGCATCGGACCAAAATTATTGCTGGCGCCCACCCTGGTCTTGCTGTTGCTGATACTCAGCTCGAGCGGCGCCTGGTATGGCATGGTGCGGCAAAATGCCTCGCTGGAAAACATGGTGCGGGTACGCATCACGCATTTGAAGGCGGCCGCGGACGTACTAGGCGAGGCCAAACACGTACATGGCAATATGTACCAGTTGCTGTCATGGACGAATGGCAGCTTCGCCAAGGCCCGCCTCGATGCGCTGGAGCAACAGATCAAGGCGCGCCACGCGGCCATCGGCGCCCAGCTGGGCACGCTGCGTTCCACGGCCACGGGCGCCGAGCGCACCCTGGTCGATGCGGCCATCACGGCCCTGGCCGGCTATCGCAAGGCGGTACTGGAAACCATGGAAATGGCGCAGATGGACCAGTCGATCGCCACCAACTCCATGCTCAAGGCGGAAACCCAATTCGTCCAGTTCAATACGCAGCTGGCGCAACTGTCTGCCCTGGAAACAACGCTCAGCAGCCAGGCCCACGCGACGGCCAGCGCCGAGTTCCGCAGCCTGGGCTGGAGCCTGCTGCTGACGGTCCTGCTGTCCATCCTCGTCTCCATCGTCGTGACCATGCTGGTGCGCCGCGCCATGCTGGTGGAAATCCGCGGCATTGCCGACGCCGTGCAAGACCTGGCGGCGGGCAAGCTGATGGCCGGCGCTCCCAAGCCGGGCAATGACGAAATCGCCGCCACGTCGCGCGTGCTGGACCAGACCATCGCCCACCTGAACCAGACCTTGCGCACCATCACGGGCGCCGTGCAATCGATCGACACGGCCTCGCGCGAAATTGCCACCGGCAACCT
This window of the Janthinobacterium agaricidamnosum genome carries:
- a CDS encoding carboxymuconolactone decarboxylase family protein, translating into MAGSDIDRLPPLPLDRLDPQQRAAAQAIIDGPRGALYGPFVPLIRSPELMATAQRMGEYLRYRSAIGTRLSELAILVTARQWDQQVEWAIHAPLAVQNGIAQAAVDAIAARRAPLALKEDEQAVHDFCIELQQNKRVSDVTYARALALFGEHGVVDLMGINGYYTFLAMVMNGAQTAVPALGVTPLPD
- a CDS encoding fumarylacetoacetate hydrolase family protein, with protein sequence MKLVRYGRPGKEKPGLIDEEGKLRDLSGVIADIDGAQLSDKALRKLAKLDEKTLPLVRGNPRFGVPLAKVGKFIGIGLNYADHAAESGMPIPAEPIVFMKAITCLNGPDDNVVLPKGSKKTDWEVELGVIIGTRAQYVSEEDALKYVAGYCVVNDISERSFQLERGGQWDKGKGCDTFGPVGPWLVTRDEVIDEQDLDLYLEVNGKRMQTGNTQTMIFTVAQIVSYLSQFMTLEPGDVIATGTPPGVGQGRKPQRFLKKGDSLRLGIAGLGEQQQDVVAWTA
- a CDS encoding MFS transporter; its protein translation is MHAAGAPARSGVAVFCLVFLPFALGHYLSCLLRGVNAVLTAELLGAIALTPAQLGLLTSAFFLAFALVQLPVGMALDRYGPRTVQLWLLALAALGVWLFSRGHSFAELMWARALMGAGLGGCFMAAVKAISCAIAPSRLPSVHGYLIAVGGLGAATATMPVKLALHYTDWRGVFLGLALAALAVGLLIRLLSPAMPAPAAGMHKVSKVSVWSVYRDPGFRRTIALILLPHTVFFGVQGLWVGRWLADVGGLSDDNVAYLLYLGMAAVIFGAIGMGMLTEWAGRRGIAPMQVAAAGIVLFVAVQAAMACNVVPSLPLLSVLFTLLGTVTGLEYAIVAQSMPTSLTGRAATCLNLLIFTGAFLVQAGFGLILGCWPLNSQQQYPPQAYQVAFGVLAALQLPGLAMFFINRYRRAGPSGKMAACTAAMINSKEDYETRSLWTSRQGKTGPDR
- a CDS encoding KamA family radical SAM protein produces the protein MSALITEPFAPKFKPYTRQTIQQARQWEWLPEEQREAVQVVSHVLPFRTNEYVLDQLIDWNNIPDDPIYRLVFPHRDMLPPEQYAHLRDLVLVQRDKAAIDAYVHGLRLGMNPHPAGQMTHNVPRVNDAPVRGLQHKYAQTVLFFPSAGQTCHAYCTFCFRWPQFVGMDDMKFDARESNELAAYLKLHPEVTDVLITGGDPMIMNTRQLAAYLEPLLAPGLEHIQNIRIGTKAVAYWPQRFVSDRDADDLMRLFERIVKAGKNLAVMGHYSHAVELRQDIAQQAVKRIVSTGATLRMQGPLIRHINEDPASWAELWQTGTRLGAIPYYMFVERDTGPRGYFELPLAKAHAIFQAAYQMVSGLSRTVRGPSMSAFPGKIVIDGIVTINGEKLFALQFLQARNPDWVRRPFFAKFDAEATWMDDLKPAFGHDKFFFETDEPVPQLPHKIIRLAQAA
- a CDS encoding cache domain-containing protein, with protein sequence MKRLFTGSLLCLAFAGGSVSAAVEPTEKDAIAMAERGAAFMKAHGKEEMMKKITAKDPDFVQGSLYVDMRDIKTGIVLAHPINPSIVGKDLTDVPDANGKKYRREIIELAQKQGKGWVDYQYKNPTSGKIEPKTTYILRVNDVVLEAGIYKK
- a CDS encoding methyl-accepting chemotaxis protein; translated protein: MLNQLRIGPKLLLAPTLVLLLLILSSSGAWYGMVRQNASLENMVRVRITHLKAAADVLGEAKHVHGNMYQLLSWTNGSFAKARLDALEQQIKARHAAIGAQLGTLRSTATGAERTLVDAAITALAGYRKAVLETMEMAQMDQSIATNSMLKAETQFVQFNTQLAQLSALETTLSSQAHATASAEFRSLGWSLLLTVLLSILVSIVVTMLVRRAMLVEIRGIADAVQDLAAGKLMAGAPKPGNDEIAATSRVLDQTIAHLNQTLRTITGAVQSIDTASREIATGNLDLSARTEMQASSLEETSSAMETLTAAVNNNADNAQLACELAGQASTLAVQGGASMQQAVATMATIRANSRQIVDIIGVIDGISFQTNILALNAAVEAARAGEQGRGFAVVASEVRTLAQRSAQAAKEIKTLIATSVTTIDGGSVAVQQAGDSMGAIVASVQQVNEIIQRVKEASAEQASGITEVNQAVAQMDDVTQQNAALVEQAAAAAASLQDQAVKLSAAVSVFTLDPAAPATPAGADDDAFQDPARTPPQDRRALHSPLRGKPGMRNAKDAPQRRRG